The following proteins are encoded in a genomic region of Pikeienuella piscinae:
- the hydA gene encoding dihydropyrimidinase, whose protein sequence is MDLVIRNGTVVTSSGVSKTNVGVAGSRIVQLGGEMPADIPSIDAAGCYVMPGGVDVHTHIDSKDGEQPSADNFGSGTIAAACGGTTTIVDFCAQSRGQTLGDAIADWDAKAENKAAIDYGYHMIIVDLNDAVFDELGSLPERGVTSFKIFMAYRGAVMVDDVTLLKALDRAKQHGALVMVHAENGDAADYLRDKFVSEGKTAPYYHALSRPPRVEAEATARAIALAEIVGASIYIVHLTCGESLDELMRAKRRGVDAIAETCTQYLYLTKDDLDRPDFEGAKFVFTPPARTVEDQEILWDALANRVLETVSSDHCSWSFKDHKIKGRDDFRVIPNGAPGVEERMMMVYQGVNAGRLSLTQFVDLMATRPAQVFGMFPKKGTIAVGSDADIVIWDPEAEFTITQSEMNNAMDYSSYEGRHVKGMPRTVLLRGKVIVEDRKYVGSPGDGEFLRRDRYVPRNQG, encoded by the coding sequence ATGGATCTCGTAATTCGCAACGGAACGGTGGTTACCTCGAGCGGAGTCTCCAAGACGAATGTTGGTGTTGCGGGCTCCCGGATCGTTCAACTGGGCGGAGAAATGCCCGCTGACATTCCCTCCATCGACGCCGCCGGTTGTTACGTGATGCCAGGCGGCGTGGACGTGCATACGCATATCGACTCCAAGGATGGCGAGCAGCCCTCCGCCGACAATTTCGGCTCTGGGACGATCGCCGCGGCCTGTGGCGGCACCACCACGATCGTCGACTTCTGCGCGCAGAGCCGAGGTCAGACCCTCGGTGACGCGATCGCAGACTGGGACGCCAAGGCCGAAAACAAGGCCGCGATCGATTACGGCTATCATATGATCATCGTCGACCTGAACGACGCGGTTTTCGATGAGCTGGGCTCCTTGCCCGAGCGCGGCGTCACGTCGTTCAAGATATTCATGGCGTATCGTGGCGCCGTCATGGTGGACGACGTCACGCTTCTCAAGGCGCTCGACAGAGCCAAGCAGCACGGCGCGTTGGTCATGGTTCATGCCGAGAACGGCGACGCCGCCGACTACCTGCGCGACAAATTCGTCTCCGAGGGCAAGACCGCGCCCTATTACCACGCGCTCAGCCGCCCGCCGCGGGTGGAGGCCGAAGCGACGGCGCGCGCCATCGCGCTGGCGGAGATCGTCGGCGCTTCCATCTACATCGTTCATCTGACTTGCGGCGAGTCGCTCGACGAATTGATGCGCGCCAAACGCCGAGGCGTCGATGCGATCGCCGAGACCTGCACCCAGTACCTCTACCTGACCAAGGACGACCTTGACCGCCCGGATTTCGAAGGGGCGAAATTCGTCTTCACGCCGCCGGCGCGCACTGTCGAGGATCAGGAGATCCTCTGGGACGCGCTCGCCAACCGCGTGCTCGAAACCGTCTCCTCCGATCATTGTTCCTGGAGCTTCAAGGACCACAAGATCAAGGGGCGCGACGACTTCCGCGTGATTCCGAATGGCGCGCCCGGCGTCGAGGAACGCATGATGATGGTTTACCAGGGCGTGAACGCTGGCCGCCTGTCGCTCACGCAGTTCGTGGATCTCATGGCGACGAGACCTGCTCAGGTCTTCGGCATGTTTCCGAAAAAAGGAACGATCGCGGTCGGCTCTGACGCCGATATCGTGATCTGGGATCCCGAGGCGGAGTTCACCATCACCCAATCCGAAATGAACAACGCGATGGACTATTCCTCGTATGAGGGCCGCCATGTGAAGGGCATGCCGCGCACCGTGCTGCTACGCGGGAAGGTGATTGTGGAGGATCGTAAATATGTAGGCTCCCCGGGCGATGGAGAGTTCTTGCGGCGCGACAGGTACGTTCCTCGCAACCAGGGCTGA
- the folE2 gene encoding GTP cyclohydrolase FolE2 yields MNMIAKPSAPAPSKEEAEAALDLLRRLVRKDPARAAALGVPGLAGGDDLSRDYPAGFRADAAYKATLPDLQNGPSSSIKGAHAGIQHVGISNFHLPLAIRTRGGATQMLEASVTGSVSLEATKKGINMSRIMRSFYAHADAPFDIEAMQAVLASYRADLESFDARLQLRFRYPMSMPSLRSGLQGWQYYDVAFETAETAGEALKAIHLDYVYSSTCPCSLELSEHARRTRGQIATPHSQRSVARISVALTGDGTLWIEDLVELCRGAIPTETQVMVKREDEQAFAELNGANPIFVEDAVRLLAGALGGDARIADFRVAASHQESLHSHDAVSVLSHGPAFAATGLDPHLFDSLIHRG; encoded by the coding sequence ATGAACATGATTGCGAAACCGTCCGCCCCCGCCCCGTCGAAAGAGGAAGCGGAGGCGGCGCTCGATCTGCTTCGCCGGCTCGTCAGGAAGGATCCGGCCCGGGCCGCCGCGCTCGGGGTTCCGGGGCTTGCTGGCGGCGATGATCTCAGCCGCGACTACCCGGCCGGTTTTCGCGCCGACGCAGCCTACAAGGCGACGCTGCCGGACCTGCAGAACGGCCCGTCGAGTTCGATCAAGGGCGCTCATGCCGGCATCCAGCATGTCGGCATCTCGAATTTCCATCTGCCGCTCGCGATCCGGACGCGCGGCGGCGCGACGCAGATGCTGGAGGCTTCGGTCACGGGCTCGGTTTCTCTCGAGGCGACGAAGAAGGGCATTAACATGAGCCGGATCATGCGCTCCTTCTACGCGCATGCGGACGCGCCCTTCGACATAGAGGCGATGCAGGCGGTGCTCGCCTCCTACCGCGCGGATCTGGAGAGCTTTGACGCGCGGCTTCAGCTTCGTTTCCGCTACCCGATGTCGATGCCGAGCCTGCGCTCCGGGCTGCAGGGCTGGCAGTATTACGATGTCGCCTTCGAGACGGCGGAGACGGCCGGCGAGGCGTTGAAGGCGATCCATCTCGACTATGTCTATTCCTCGACCTGTCCCTGCTCGCTGGAGTTGTCTGAACACGCTCGCCGCACGCGCGGACAGATCGCAACGCCGCATTCTCAGCGCTCGGTCGCGCGGATCTCGGTCGCGCTGACCGGCGACGGAACGTTATGGATCGAGGATCTCGTCGAACTCTGCCGCGGTGCGATCCCCACTGAAACGCAGGTTATGGTGAAGCGCGAGGACGAACAGGCCTTCGCCGAACTGAACGGGGCCAATCCGATCTTTGTCGAGGATGCGGTGCGGCTTCTCGCCGGCGCGCTCGGCGGCGATGCGCGAATCGCCGATTTTCGCGTCGCGGCCAGCCATCAGGAATCACTCCATAGCCATGACGCGGTTTCGGTGCTGTCGCACGGCCCCGCCTTCGCGGCGACCGGCCTCGATCCGCATTTGTTCGACAGTCTCATCCATCGCGGCTAG
- the dapF gene encoding diaminopimelate epimerase, whose translation MKADEHPAALAFGKMHGLGNDFVVIDARGRADPMNAMLAEAIADRHRGVGFDQLAVILSDDESDARLVFWNADGSTAGACGNATRCVASRLMTESGRDRLTLRTERGILACALLADGRVRVDMGAPLISWRDVPLARAVDTDRLPLAGGPAACSMGNPHCTFFVDDADAPTLSTRGPEVEYDPLFPERTNVQFVQVLDRNRARVRVWERGVGVTLASGSSSCAVLVNAVRRGLMDRRATLILDGGEIEVEWPEGGGVLMTGPVMNVFEGVFTPGFLAAAR comes from the coding sequence ATGAAAGCAGACGAACATCCGGCCGCCCTCGCATTTGGAAAGATGCACGGACTTGGCAACGATTTTGTCGTGATCGACGCGCGGGGGCGCGCCGACCCGATGAACGCCATGCTCGCGGAGGCGATCGCCGATCGCCATCGCGGGGTTGGATTCGACCAACTTGCGGTGATCCTCAGCGATGACGAATCTGACGCGCGGCTGGTCTTCTGGAACGCGGACGGCTCGACCGCAGGCGCCTGCGGCAACGCCACGCGCTGCGTCGCGTCGCGGCTGATGACGGAGTCCGGGCGCGACCGGCTCACGCTGCGGACCGAGCGCGGGATACTCGCCTGCGCTCTGCTCGCCGACGGGCGCGTGCGAGTGGATATGGGGGCGCCGCTCATCAGTTGGCGGGACGTGCCGCTTGCCCGCGCGGTCGACACCGATCGGCTGCCGCTTGCGGGCGGACCGGCCGCCTGTTCGATGGGCAACCCGCATTGCACGTTCTTCGTCGACGACGCAGACGCGCCGACGCTGTCCACGCGCGGGCCGGAAGTGGAGTACGACCCGCTTTTTCCCGAGCGGACCAACGTTCAGTTCGTTCAGGTGCTCGACCGCAACCGGGCGCGGGTCAGGGTCTGGGAGCGAGGGGTCGGCGTCACGCTCGCCTCCGGCTCTTCATCCTGCGCGGTGCTGGTCAACGCCGTAAGGCGCGGGTTGATGGACCGGCGCGCGACGCTGATCCTCGATGGCGGCGAGATCGAAGTCGAATGGCCCGAGGGTGGCGGCGTCCTGATGACCGGGCCGGTCATGAATGTGTTCGAGGGCGTATTCACGCCCGGCTTTCTGGCCGCAGCGCGATGA
- a CDS encoding TrkH family potassium uptake protein — translation MLDPRPVFYVIGLLVLGLGAAMAAPAVVEVAYGSEDWRVFALSGAITIFFGGAMTGACREQRSAGLSLQQSFLLTTSAWLALPIFGALPFMLGEPNARFVDAFFEAMSGITTTGSSVFTGLETLPKGVLLWRGMLQWFGGIGFLVFAMVFLPTMRVGGMQFFKSEAFDTLGKILPRAVEIAQSIGWIYLVLTGLCMFAYAAVGMSAFDATVHAMTTIATGGFSNNDASFGAYAPGAEYVGSFFMLLAALPFVRFVQLAAGSARPLFVDPQVKAFLCLVAVVAGVLTLFLVIEAGGFRESNLREALFNAVSILTGTGYASVDYQNWGAFPVTVIFILGFIGGCSGSTSCSIKIFRFQILAAALTTQIRLLHSPNGVFTPRYAGRPVPEDVITSVMSFLFFFLLSFGALAITLSMIGLEPITAISGAASAIANIGPGLGPEIGPAGNFAGLPDSAKWVLSFAMLLGRLELLTVLVLFTSAFWRG, via the coding sequence ATGCTGGACCCGCGCCCCGTATTCTACGTGATCGGCCTTCTCGTCCTCGGATTGGGGGCGGCGATGGCGGCGCCGGCGGTGGTGGAGGTCGCATACGGAAGCGAGGACTGGCGGGTTTTCGCGCTCTCCGGGGCCATCACGATATTTTTCGGCGGTGCGATGACCGGGGCCTGCCGCGAGCAGCGGAGTGCGGGACTCTCGCTTCAGCAGAGCTTCCTTCTGACCACGTCCGCGTGGTTGGCGTTGCCGATCTTCGGCGCTCTCCCCTTCATGCTGGGCGAGCCGAATGCGCGTTTCGTCGACGCGTTCTTCGAGGCCATGAGCGGGATAACCACGACCGGGTCGAGCGTTTTCACCGGACTCGAGACGCTGCCGAAGGGCGTGCTGCTCTGGCGCGGTATGTTGCAATGGTTCGGCGGCATCGGCTTTCTCGTCTTCGCGATGGTCTTTCTGCCGACGATGCGGGTTGGCGGGATGCAGTTCTTCAAGTCGGAGGCGTTCGACACGCTCGGCAAGATTTTGCCGCGGGCGGTGGAGATCGCGCAGTCGATCGGCTGGATCTATCTTGTGCTCACCGGACTTTGCATGTTCGCCTACGCGGCGGTCGGCATGTCCGCGTTTGACGCCACGGTGCATGCGATGACCACGATCGCAACCGGCGGATTCTCGAACAACGACGCCTCCTTCGGGGCCTACGCGCCCGGCGCCGAATATGTCGGCTCGTTCTTCATGCTGCTCGCCGCGCTGCCCTTTGTCCGTTTCGTGCAACTCGCCGCAGGGTCGGCGCGCCCGCTATTCGTCGATCCCCAGGTCAAGGCGTTCCTGTGCCTCGTCGCGGTGGTCGCCGGGGTTCTGACGCTTTTCCTTGTGATCGAAGCCGGCGGATTCAGGGAATCGAACCTGCGTGAAGCGCTCTTCAATGCGGTTTCGATTCTCACCGGGACCGGCTACGCCAGCGTCGATTATCAGAACTGGGGCGCCTTCCCGGTGACGGTGATTTTCATCCTCGGCTTTATCGGCGGTTGTTCGGGTTCAACCTCCTGTTCGATCAAGATATTCCGCTTCCAGATTCTCGCCGCCGCGCTGACGACGCAGATTCGGCTGCTCCATTCGCCGAACGGCGTCTTCACACCGCGATATGCCGGTCGACCCGTGCCGGAAGACGTGATCACTTCGGTAATGAGCTTTCTCTTTTTCTTTCTTCTCTCTTTCGGAGCTCTCGCGATCACGCTCTCCATGATCGGCCTCGAGCCGATCACCGCGATTTCCGGCGCGGCCTCGGCGATCGCCAATATTGGCCCGGGGTTAGGGCCGGAGATCGGGCCAGCGGGGAATTTCGCCGGCCTTCCCGACAGTGCCAAATGGGTGCTCTCTTTCGCGATGCTTCTCGGCCGGCTGGAGCTGCTGACGGTTCTCGTTCTTTTCACCTCCGCGTTCTGGCGAGGCTGA
- the metZ gene encoding O-succinylhomoserine sulfhydrylase — protein sequence MPRDESRERDLSPRTLMVHAGAARSQHGEMSEALYLTQGFAYDSAEAAAARFNGADDGFVYARYGNPTVRMFEERIAALEGAEDAFATASGMAAVNAAMTSQLKAGDHIVAARALFGSCLYIVETLLPRFGVAVNLVDGLDLDQWRRAMRPETVAVFLESPSNPTLEIIDIAAVSEIAHGVGARVVVDNVFATPVFQRPLALGADVVIYSATKHIDGQGRCLGGVVLGTRRFIRDVLEPYMKHTGGAMSPFNAWVMLKGLETLDIRARAQALSAAEIADTLADHPLVRRVIYPGRADHPQFEMASRQLQTGGTMIALDLGDQETAFRFMNALRIVLISNNLGDAKTIITHPRTTTHQRLNEEQRLALGIGPGLLRLSIGLESADDLIADLTNALAESQAR from the coding sequence ATGCCGAGAGATGAATCCAGAGAACGAGACCTTTCCCCCCGCACATTGATGGTCCACGCCGGGGCTGCGCGCAGCCAGCATGGCGAGATGTCCGAGGCGCTCTATCTGACGCAGGGCTTCGCATATGACAGCGCCGAGGCGGCCGCGGCGCGGTTCAATGGCGCGGATGACGGTTTTGTCTACGCCCGTTACGGCAACCCGACAGTGCGGATGTTCGAGGAACGGATCGCCGCACTCGAAGGAGCGGAGGACGCTTTCGCGACCGCCTCCGGCATGGCGGCCGTGAACGCGGCGATGACGAGCCAGTTGAAAGCGGGCGACCATATCGTTGCGGCGCGCGCGCTTTTTGGCTCCTGTCTCTATATTGTCGAGACGCTGCTGCCGCGTTTCGGCGTCGCTGTGAATCTGGTCGACGGGCTGGACCTGGATCAGTGGCGCAGGGCGATGCGGCCGGAGACCGTCGCCGTCTTTCTTGAATCGCCCTCCAATCCGACATTGGAGATCATCGACATCGCCGCGGTCTCTGAGATCGCGCATGGCGTCGGCGCGCGCGTGGTCGTGGATAATGTATTCGCCACGCCGGTCTTCCAGCGCCCCCTCGCGCTTGGCGCGGATGTGGTGATCTATTCCGCCACAAAGCATATTGACGGGCAGGGGCGCTGTCTCGGCGGCGTCGTCCTCGGCACACGCCGCTTCATTCGCGACGTGTTGGAACCCTACATGAAGCACACTGGCGGCGCGATGAGCCCGTTCAACGCCTGGGTGATGCTGAAGGGTCTGGAGACGCTCGATATCCGCGCGCGCGCGCAGGCGTTGAGCGCGGCGGAGATCGCCGACACGCTCGCGGATCATCCGTTGGTGCGCCGCGTGATCTATCCGGGCCGCGCCGATCATCCGCAGTTCGAGATGGCGTCGAGGCAGCTGCAGACCGGCGGCACGATGATCGCGCTCGACCTTGGCGACCAGGAGACCGCCTTCCGCTTCATGAACGCGCTGCGCATCGTCCTGATTTCTAACAATCTCGGCGACGCGAAAACCATCATCACGCACCCAAGAACGACGACGCATCAGCGCTTGAACGAAGAGCAGCGCCTGGCGCTCGGCATCGGCCCCGGGCTCCTGCGTCTCTCGATCGGCCTGGAATCCGCGGATGATCTGATCGCAGACCTCACGAATGCGTTGGCGGAATCCCAGGCGCGGTGA
- a CDS encoding aldo/keto reductase, whose protein sequence is MHLVEANGARIPAIGLGTWTLDDSGAEAMVRMALDVGYRHVDTAAHYYNEAGVGAGLRAAGLARDEVFVTTKVWPDNIAEGALQASLGDSLRRLRLDHVDLALIHWPSQTIPLAESIGALNDARARGMARHIGVSNFTVAMLKEAAELSTHPLVCNQVENHPHLNQDRVAAACRSLGLAMVSYCPLARGGDLFADPAITGPAARLGVSPAQVILRWHVQQEGVVAIPRTSNPTRLPENIAIFDFTLEPGEMAAINALRAKNRRICDFDFAPAWDAA, encoded by the coding sequence ATGCATCTTGTCGAAGCGAACGGCGCGCGGATTCCCGCGATCGGCCTTGGCACATGGACGCTGGACGATTCGGGCGCGGAGGCCATGGTCAGGATGGCGCTCGACGTCGGTTATCGCCATGTCGATACAGCGGCTCATTACTACAACGAGGCCGGGGTCGGCGCCGGATTGCGCGCGGCGGGGCTTGCGCGTGACGAGGTCTTCGTCACGACGAAGGTCTGGCCGGACAACATTGCTGAGGGTGCGTTGCAGGCGTCGCTTGGCGACAGCCTGAGGAGGCTCCGGCTCGACCATGTCGATCTTGCGCTGATTCACTGGCCTTCTCAAACCATTCCGCTGGCTGAGAGCATCGGCGCGCTGAATGACGCGCGCGCGCGCGGCATGGCCCGGCATATCGGAGTTTCGAATTTTACCGTCGCGATGCTGAAGGAGGCGGCGGAGCTTTCGACGCATCCGCTGGTATGCAACCAGGTCGAGAACCATCCGCATCTGAATCAGGACCGCGTCGCCGCAGCCTGCCGGTCGCTCGGCCTTGCTATGGTCAGCTATTGTCCGCTGGCGCGGGGGGGTGATCTTTTTGCGGACCCGGCGATCACCGGTCCAGCGGCGCGGCTCGGCGTCAGCCCGGCGCAGGTCATCCTGCGCTGGCATGTGCAGCAAGAGGGCGTCGTCGCGATCCCGCGCACTTCGAACCCGACCCGGCTGCCGGAGAATATCGCGATCTTCGATTTCACGCTGGAACCCGGGGAGATGGCGGCGATAAACGCGCTCAGGGCGAAAAATCGGCGGATCTGCGATTTCGACTTCGCGCCGGCCTGGGACGCGGCCTGA
- a CDS encoding Zn-dependent hydrolase: MEFARFGAWGATGVWRTVYSPEWVAAAKQYADWCAEAGLEVHKDAVGNVWGRLRGAEPGPSIVSGSHIDSQRPGGRYDGALGALAGLIAIRALSAQFGPPRRTLEAVALCEEEGSRFPTAQFWGSRAIVGRIAPGDAVATKGYEDETIADAMREVGLDPALIAEARRDDISDFIELHIEQGPILEQAGLPVAVVDAITGIRHLRVTLTGEANHAGAFPMDMRRDPMAGFAEIAAGVVNTAHRMGRPAVTTVGRVIAEPNFPAIVPHTVQFSVDARHPDPAQRDILYARHDALMREVAARRGLEIVIEQSLDHPPCLSDPGLVATFEKAARDQGIAFTTMPSGAGHDSQQMAEIAKVCMIFVRSKDGRSHTPEEFSSIPDIVEGVRVLAAGLHRLAY; encoded by the coding sequence ATGGAGTTCGCGCGCTTCGGGGCATGGGGTGCAACGGGCGTATGGCGCACGGTCTATTCACCGGAATGGGTCGCGGCCGCGAAACAATATGCGGACTGGTGCGCGGAGGCGGGTCTCGAAGTCCACAAGGATGCGGTCGGAAATGTCTGGGGCCGCCTTCGCGGCGCCGAGCCGGGCCCCTCCATCGTATCCGGCTCCCATATCGACAGCCAACGGCCCGGCGGACGCTACGACGGCGCACTCGGAGCGCTCGCGGGTCTGATCGCGATCCGCGCCCTTTCCGCCCAATTCGGTCCGCCGCGACGGACTCTTGAGGCCGTTGCGCTCTGCGAAGAGGAAGGCAGCCGCTTCCCGACCGCCCAGTTCTGGGGCTCCCGCGCCATCGTCGGGCGCATCGCGCCTGGCGACGCCGTGGCGACAAAAGGGTACGAAGACGAAACCATAGCCGATGCGATGCGCGAAGTCGGGCTCGACCCGGCGCTGATCGCCGAAGCAAGACGGGACGACATCAGCGACTTCATCGAACTTCACATCGAACAGGGTCCGATCCTCGAGCAAGCCGGCTTGCCGGTGGCTGTCGTTGACGCGATCACGGGGATCCGGCACCTCCGCGTCACGCTCACCGGCGAGGCGAATCATGCCGGCGCCTTCCCGATGGATATGCGCCGCGATCCGATGGCCGGCTTCGCCGAAATCGCCGCCGGCGTCGTCAACACCGCCCACAGGATGGGTCGGCCCGCCGTGACGACGGTCGGTCGCGTCATCGCCGAACCGAACTTCCCGGCGATCGTGCCGCATACCGTGCAGTTCTCGGTTGACGCCCGGCATCCGGATCCGGCGCAGCGCGACATTCTCTATGCCCGCCACGATGCGCTAATGCGCGAAGTGGCCGCACGCCGCGGACTCGAAATCGTTATCGAGCAATCCCTCGACCACCCGCCTTGCCTTTCCGATCCGGGCCTCGTCGCCACCTTCGAGAAAGCCGCGCGGGATCAGGGAATTGCGTTCACGACAATGCCGAGCGGAGCGGGTCATGATAGCCAACAGATGGCCGAGATCGCCAAGGTTTGCATGATTTTCGTGCGCTCAAAAGACGGCCGCAGCCACACGCCCGAGGAGTTCTCCTCGATCCCTGACATCGTCGAAGGCGTTCGCGTTCTCGCGGCCGGCCTTCACCGCCTCGCATATTGA
- a CDS encoding DMT family transporter: MRPATTALVYMTLSALLIPVGDAFAKEISRVSSIEPQVIAFTRFFIGAAVFVPLAMASRGIPALTPRFVGAQLLRGVFVAGGIFSMVTAVSHAPLADVFGAFFIAPAIATLLAATILKERVTRLDIISLTLGLIGVLMVARPGAAMNVGLLWALGGGALYGCFNAATRWSAAFAPPLAQIAGQLLFGALFTLPFAVAGFQSVAEAPFFLIGSGLASAAANFCLVMAYARERAAVLSPLIYLQLPSAALIGFAAFGDLPDALAAAGLALIVLAGLGLRLIARLRAHAS; this comes from the coding sequence ATGCGGCCCGCTACTACGGCGCTTGTCTACATGACGCTGAGCGCGCTGCTGATCCCGGTCGGCGACGCGTTCGCCAAGGAGATCTCGCGCGTCTCCTCGATCGAACCGCAGGTGATCGCGTTCACGCGTTTCTTCATCGGCGCGGCGGTTTTCGTTCCGCTCGCTATGGCGTCGCGCGGCATCCCGGCGCTGACGCCCCGTTTCGTCGGCGCGCAACTCCTGCGCGGCGTATTCGTGGCGGGGGGCATATTCTCGATGGTGACGGCAGTGTCGCACGCGCCGCTCGCGGATGTTTTTGGGGCATTTTTCATCGCACCGGCGATCGCCACGCTGCTCGCCGCCACGATCCTGAAGGAACGCGTGACGCGGCTCGACATTATCTCACTCACGCTCGGGCTCATCGGGGTGCTCATGGTCGCGCGGCCGGGCGCGGCGATGAATGTCGGGCTGCTCTGGGCGCTCGGCGGCGGCGCCCTTTACGGCTGTTTCAACGCCGCGACCCGATGGAGCGCGGCGTTCGCGCCGCCGCTGGCGCAAATTGCCGGACAGCTTCTGTTCGGCGCGCTCTTCACCCTGCCTTTCGCGGTCGCCGGGTTTCAGAGCGTGGCTGAGGCGCCATTTTTTCTGATCGGCTCCGGGCTTGCTTCGGCGGCGGCCAATTTCTGTCTGGTCATGGCCTATGCGCGAGAACGCGCAGCGGTTCTCTCTCCGTTGATATATCTCCAACTGCCGAGCGCGGCGCTGATCGGCTTCGCCGCCTTCGGCGATCTGCCCGACGCGCTCGCCGCCGCCGGCCTGGCGTTGATCGTTCTGGCGGGACTCGGTCTGCGGCTGATCGCCAGGCTCCGCGCTCACGCGTCCTGA
- the mtaB gene encoding tRNA (N(6)-L-threonylcarbamoyladenosine(37)-C(2))-methylthiotransferase MtaB — MNAPTPPYPAAPPVFETFGCRLNAYETEAMKGLAAEAGLDGAVVVNTCAVTAEAVRQARQRIRRLRRDHPQARIVVTGCAAQVEPETFAAMPEVDLVLGNGEKMRRESWTRLAAPDFRPPTEKIIVDDIMAVRETAGHLIDGFGARARAYVQVQNGCDHRCTFCIIPYGRGDSRSVPAGVVVEQIRRLVERGYAEVVLTGVDMTSWGADLPGAPRLGDLVQRILKLVPDLDRLRISSIDSIEADPALIDAIRSEARVMPHLHLSLQAGDDMILKRMKRRHLRDDAIRFCADMRAARPDIVYGADIIAGFPTETEAMFENSLRLIGECGLTWLHVFPYSKRKGTPAARMPQVSGPVIRERAARLRAAGAAQVSAYLADEVGGERAILMESGRRGRTEGFAEVELSTDRPVGAVIRARITGVSAERLVGTPL; from the coding sequence ATGAACGCGCCCACCCCGCCCTACCCCGCCGCGCCCCCGGTCTTCGAAACCTTCGGCTGTCGGCTCAACGCCTATGAGACCGAAGCGATGAAGGGGTTGGCCGCGGAGGCCGGGCTGGACGGCGCGGTCGTCGTCAACACATGCGCGGTGACGGCGGAGGCGGTGCGTCAGGCGCGCCAGCGCATCCGCCGGCTCCGCCGCGATCATCCGCAAGCCCGCATCGTCGTCACCGGCTGCGCCGCGCAGGTCGAGCCTGAGACCTTCGCCGCGATGCCGGAGGTCGATCTCGTGCTCGGCAATGGCGAGAAGATGCGCCGCGAAAGCTGGACACGCCTCGCCGCGCCGGATTTCCGTCCGCCGACCGAGAAGATCATCGTCGACGACATCATGGCGGTGAGAGAGACCGCCGGTCATCTCATCGACGGCTTCGGCGCCCGCGCCCGCGCCTATGTCCAGGTGCAGAACGGCTGCGACCATCGCTGCACTTTCTGCATCATCCCCTACGGGCGCGGCGATTCCCGCTCCGTCCCCGCCGGTGTGGTGGTCGAGCAGATCCGCCGGCTGGTCGAGCGCGGCTATGCGGAAGTAGTGCTGACCGGGGTCGACATGACTTCGTGGGGCGCCGACCTGCCCGGCGCGCCGCGACTCGGTGATCTGGTGCAGAGGATATTGAAGCTGGTTCCCGACCTCGACCGACTGCGCATCTCATCTATCGACAGCATCGAAGCCGACCCGGCGCTGATCGATGCGATAAGATCGGAAGCGCGGGTGATGCCGCATCTCCATCTCTCGCTTCAGGCCGGCGACGACATGATCCTGAAGCGGATGAAGCGGCGGCACCTTCGGGATGACGCGATCCGCTTTTGCGCCGATATGCGCGCCGCTCGCCCGGACATCGTCTACGGCGCCGACATCATCGCGGGCTTTCCGACGGAGACCGAGGCGATGTTCGAGAATTCGCTCCGGCTCATCGGGGAGTGCGGGCTGACCTGGCTGCATGTCTTTCCCTATTCGAAGCGCAAGGGGACGCCCGCCGCCCGGATGCCGCAGGTTTCCGGCCCGGTCATTCGCGAACGCGCGGCGCGCCTGCGCGCCGCAGGGGCAGCGCAAGTTTCCGCATATCTCGCCGACGAAGTCGGCGGTGAACGCGCGATTCTCATGGAATCCGGGCGACGCGGCCGCACCGAGGGCTTCGCCGAAGTCGAACTCTCAACGGACCGGCCCGTCGGCGCAGTCATTCGCGCACGCATCACCGGGGTCTCGGCCGAGCGGCTGGTCGGCACGCCGCTCTGA